The nucleotide window TAGAGCCCATAACATTGTTTCACAAAATGGGTGTTGGCAGGTTGGATATGTATGTTTTGAATCCAGTGAAAGATAGcaaagaaatgcaatttttaatgcaaaaatgggCTGGAAACAGCAAAGCAAAAACTGGCATAATTTTAGCAAATGGCAAGGAGGGTGAAATTTCAGTACCCTATCTTACATCTATCACTGCCTTAGTGGTCTGGCTCCCAGCAAACCCAACTGAAAAAATAGTACGTGTCTTGTTCCCTGGAAATGCaccacaaaataaaattcttGAAGGTCTTGAAAAGTTGAAACATTTAGATTTTCTGAGATATCCCGTAGCAACACAAAAGGACATTTCTGCTGGAGGTCCACCATCTATTGGTAAGCACACAAAAATCAAACAAAGGGCTGACAGCAAAGAAAGTCTCAAATCCTCCACAAGACcaagcacaggtaagcccagtaAAAAGGAAGACATTTCTGAAGAGGTAGTCAAGGAAGTTAAGGCAGAGATCACAAAAACCGAGAAAAAGGTTAAAGAAGCCTTAGACAAACATACTGAAAAGCCTTCAAAGATTGAAAAGACAAAAGTAGATTCAACTGATTCTGCAAAAGCCGAAAAGCGTAAACTTCTGAAGGAGAAAACAGGCAAGAAGTCTATTAAGGACAAGATTTCTAAGcttgaagaaaaaaaggacaaagaaaagaaagaaattaagaaagaaaaaattgatatcaagaaagaaaatgttaaaaaggatgaaaagaaaGACGTAAAGAAAGAAGATAAGAAAAAAGAAGTTAAACCTGAAATTAAAAGGTTACCCAAGCCTGATCTGAGACCATTTACACCTGAAGTGAGAAAAACACTGCACAAAGCAAAAGTTCCAGGCAAAATTAGGacagaaaaaattaaaagtaaaccaGAGAAAGACACCACATCGGAACAAAAAACAAGCCACATACAACCAGTTTCCACGGGAAAAGTTTCATCAATGGCTGATATGGCAGAACAAAGGTCAATTATGTCATCTCCTGAAGATCTAACCAAAGACTTTGAGGAGTTAAGGTTTGAAGGAAAACTGGAGCAGTTAAATGAAAAACAAGAGGATGCAATTTATGTGGAAAAGGATATTACTGAGAACAGGCCATCAGATATATTTGGTATACCAAATCAGTTCAAAGATGAAATTCAGTTAGAAGAAATAACATCTGATAAGAAAAGCCCCATTGAGTCTCCAGATGAGGGTATTACCACTACTGATATAGAGGGAGACTCACAGCATGAAGAAAAGCCATTATACCAAACAGATGAGGGAACGGAACTGGTAGATGAAGGTGCAGCAATGGATGAGCCTGCTGAAATGGCAGAATATGAGGAGGAGGCAGCTACAGAAGAGGAGACTGAAATCACCCCAGAGGTGGAAAGGAAAGTGCCAGGAAGAAGCAGATTAGAATCTATGCCAACTTTGGACATACAAGATTTGGAAACTGATGAAGACAAAGAGAATGAATTGGATGAAAAGGGTATATTAGACAGAAAGCAAAAGGAAGAAATAATTGAGCGATCTGATGATGATTATGTCagtaaaaaagagaaagatgAAAAGGAGATAGAAAAGAGTGCTGAGGTGGTAGAAAAGGCTGATGTAGAAGACATGGAGGAATATGCAGAAGAAACTGAAGATGAAATGAAGTGTAAAGACAATGAGTACCTAAaacaattaaatgaaaaagaagaaaacatttcatgTGATTTTACAATGTCATTAAAAAAGGAGACAGATACAACAAATCTTTATGAAAAAGATGCATCCAAAGAACCCTCATACCTGGCTGGTGTACCTATGTCATCTGGAACTGCTGCCGAGCAAATATCATATATTCAGGATGAAACTATGCCTGGCTATTCAGAAACTGAGCAGACAATTTCTGATGAAGAGATACACGATGAACAGGAAGAAAGAATTCCTCACCTTCAGTATGATGTTGGAAGTTATGATATTTCTGTACCAGATCATCCTGGATCATTTGATGCAATACATGGTATTAAAGCTATACCTTCTTCTGAGGTGAGTGTGAAGGGGTATGGAGTACAAGAGCCTGAAATAGTGGGTTATTCCACAAATATTGTTGCAGCACCTCTTGCAGAAGAAgagcatgtctcttctgcaacatcaATCACAGAATGTGACAAACTATCTTCCTTTGCTACATCTGTTGCAGAAGACCAGTCTGTTGCTTCTATTACTGCACCAAAAACAGAAGAGACAGGCAAAAGTTCTTTGCTTCTTGACACTGCTAACAGCATTCCCTCTTCCCACACTGAAGCTACACAGGGCATAGAGTATTTACCATCTGCAGGTACAATTTCACCAACATCTTCTCTAGAAGAAGATAAATGCTTTAAATCTCCACCTCCAGAAGACTTTCAGTCCATGACTGCTTCTGCAAAAGGTCATCTGAGCGAGAGAGGTCctgcagaagaagaggaaaaaggtgAACAAATCATAGATATTGGTGCATTAGATGAAAGACATTACAGCTCTGTTCTATTTTCTGAGCATGAGCGAGCTGATGTCCAATATACATATGGCCTTGATATGAGGATGCCTTCCTCTCCTCCTTGTGATGAATCCGAAAAAGTTGACTCAAACTTTGGTGAAGCTGAGGAAAGATGTTTGAGTCCTGATGATAGTACAGTCAAGATGGCATCTCCAACTCAATCAGGACCTACAAGTACAGGACACACACCTTTTCATCAGTCACCTATTGAGGACCGATCTGAGACTACACAAGCTGAACTCTTTGAAGCAGCAGATATACTTAcacatgaaaaagagaaaaaagatgaaatacaGACTGAATATGAATCATATGAAAAAAGCACAGAGCAGCAGTGCAAGGAAGTGCCTTCTAAATTTGTAGAGCAGGTGACCAGCGTTCAAGACCATGATGATTTTGGGAGAGAAACATTACCAGTAATGAAAGACGAAGTCCAGAGTGTGGAAGTGAAAGTAACTGATATAAACATTGACATTACTCCAGTCAGTGATCTTTCTAGAGACCCAATGATATCAATGGGTTCTGGACCATACATGCAGCTTGAAGAACCAATTGCACCTAAGGAAATGTCCTATGAAGACCTATTAGCTTCACAACTTAAAGAAACAGATACTGATCCTTTCCAGTCATTGCCATCTAAACAGTTGCCAGACTATGCAGAGTATGTTGATATCAAAGACCACATGCCTGAAAAAGATGATATGTCACCAGAGAGCTGTAGACAGGATATTTTCCTTGGAGACACTAAGTCACTCTCTTTCacggaagaagaaaaagaagacaatACCTCCTTACAAATGTCACTAATAGAACAAAGTCCAATAGTAAATGAAACATATCAGTATAGCCCAACAAAGGAAACATATTTGGATAATGAAAGCACTTTGCAGTTTAAAGATCAAATTGAAAAGAATGAAACAATGTATGTGTCTGAGGAAATATCACAAGGATATGTGGAATCTTTGCTATCAACACAGGAAAGCATGGAAGAAGATAAAAAACACCTGGAAACTCTAGAAACTAATTTACCAGATCAATTTCAGCCTCCCTCTCTCCTTAAAACAGAACCTAGGGAGGATAAAGAAACCTATTCAGAGTCATCAATGGcaaatatacattcatatactTTTGAAGAACAATTATTGCATAAGGAAAAGTCTCCAGTAATTTCCTCTTCAAGTCCAGATGAATCAGATTCACTTTCATTTGTAGATCACAGTGCTCCTAAGGAAAGTGAATCAGTAAAAATAAGTTCTTTTAAAGAAACTTGTCAAGATTATCCAGATGTAGATTATTCTCTGGACTATTTGAAATCTGCAGATTCTGTAGAGAGCACCCTGGAAAATAGGAGTTCCTCAAAGATGTTAGAGACAACCATTTATCCAGAACAGGAAGATAATATTGAAGGTTCCACTGAAACAGAAGACATCTATGTTGAACAGTTAACCCCTGAGAAGAGGGTATGGTTCACTGGGGCAAAAGTAGAAGAACCCCATCATGTTAAAAAGGAATGCAAGCTACGATATACTGAAGAAGGAGAGAGCAACTTTCTCGATGATGTACCTGAATGGGAAGAGCAACCAGCTTCAAATTTAGAAGACTCAGAACAATCAACTCCTGATAGAGAAGAAAGAGAGATTTTAGATACAGACTATGCACATTTCCAAGAGGACAAACATTTAGACACTTTACAGGAAACTTCATACACATCTGCTGAACCTCAGGCCACAGATGACAAGGAATCATCTGCTGAATCTGTCCTACAGCAAAACACATCATATCATTTGCAAGAAACTGACCTAAATAAACTGTCATATGTAACAACATCATCCCCTGTTGACTCTTTACTGGAAAAGAAAGTTGATCTTATGGAGGAGCACACTTTCCTCCCTGTACCTGCAAAGGGATTTGAAGACCATGGTttagatgaagaagaagaagaggaagaaaagtaTCCATATTCACAACCTGTCTGTGATTTAAAAGTTCCTTCTGAGCATGATTTTGTTGACGGGAAATGTGACCTTCAGCTTGACAGGGATGTTGTGAATTTAGTAGACAAGTATGACCATTCTCCATTAAGTGAATCAAGTTCTGATCTTTCCCAGAAACAACTACCAGTAAGTGATAATGCTTACAAAGAACAGATAAAAGAGGAACATGACCAATATGAATATTCCAGAGGGCAAGAATATGTGGAAACGTCATACCGAGAGACTTTAGAATGGTCTAAAGACACTACTGAGTACAGTTTAGTAGATAAACCAGAAGACACAAAAGAAGATTTGTTTTCAAAACGGGACAAAAAACTTTCTCCTACTTCACTGGGCTATCCTACAGATACCAGCTTGACATCATCTTATAGTCCTTTTGAGTCCTGTGCACAAGAAAATGAAACATATTGTTCCACGAAAAAAGCAGAAGAACGAGAACCAACACCTTATCCAGGCGACAAATCATTTCAGTATGCAGATATATATGAGAAGATTGCTGTTTCTGGAGTTGGGCACATCATGGAAGAGACAGAGCCAACAAGTGCTAGTTATCTAGAGAAAGAAAAGGCAGCTATACCATCTGTAGATGCAACATCTACCAGCATGCAAAGTCATCAAATCTCCTTAAAGGAAGAGGAATCACATTTATTTACCTCAGGAGAGAAAGAACTCTCTTCACCAATGTCTCCAAAAGACAAAGGAGACTGTTCGACATTTGAGTACACAGTAACACTAGAACATAATTTAGGAAGTTTAGAAAGTGATAAAAAGTCAAGTATTAAACTGGTGGAAGATGAAAAAATAGATATAGATATGTCATTGGAAagtacacaaagacaaaaaatggaGGATCAGTTTGAATTATCATCAAGCTGCACAGATCATTTACAAAAATCTGATACAATGGAACACAGTTACCAAGAGAGAGATGATTTTTACCTCCATGCTTCTCAAAACAATGATGATAACATCGGTTTAGCTAGTCAGAGCATTGCCCATTCTGAAAAACCCGGTAAGGCTAAAGATCCCTATTATGAAAAAACAGACATGTGGGAAGAAAATGCAAGTGATTCTGAATTAGAGAAAGGAGCCAAAGAGAAATCAGAAAAGGAGACAAAGGCTCCCATTTTGCATGCAGATATAGAAAAGCCATATGAAACATACACATATGATGATGTTAAAGAAAGGAATGATCTGGCTAATTTTAGTATTCTTTCTCAACAAAAAGATGTAGAAATAGACCACTTTAATGTTCAGGCTGGAGCAAAAGCTGTGGAATTAACTGGAGCTCAAACTGTTGAACATTCTTTATTGGCAAGAAAAGAACATAGCTTTCACGAGGATGAACAAAGAGAGCAGAGGGACGATAGCGATATGGATTACACATATTCTCCTTTCAAGTTACAAAGTGAGGCTACAAAGGATATACCTGAATCTCAGTTCCAGATAGATTATCACCATCACAAAGAAGCTTTTGTTGAATCCCATGAGGCAGACTCCTTTTTAGAAAGGGGTGTTTTGGGCAGTGAGGACAAGCAGAAATCGTTTGGTGTTGCAGAATCTGCACTGTTTGCTACAGAATCTGAATATTCATCTGGAATGTTTTTAGTCACAGAAAAAGAAGCTGAAGGTTTAGTAACGTCTGCAACATGCAAACCTCAGTATGACTCTTTGTCCTTTACAGATTCTAAAGACTTAGGTGCAGATGTCTTTGCCGCAACACTAAAGGGACAAGACGAGTACCTTGAGGTTTCTGAAAGGGCCTTCAAAAAAGATTCCTCTCTAACCCAATTCACACCACTAAGCCCATCTGAAGATACTGCTTTATATTCAAAAATTCCAAGTCGAAAAGACACAGAAGCAGATTTTCAAAAAGATTCTCACAGTGCATCAGAAACATCTTCTGAAGCTAGCACTCCAGTAAAAAAAGACACGGCTGAAGGATTTTATTCACAGATTGTTAGCAATTATTCAGCAGAAACTGAGCCAGCTGTCAGGAATCTGTGGGATGTATCCCCCCTTGTTCCAGCTGATACTGCCAAACCCTCTATGCCAGAAGAAAAGGATATTGCTGATGATCATGAGTCTGCCTGCTCATATGATATGGATGACTGTACATTACCTTGTAGAATTGAATGTAAAGGAACACCATGCACTTCAAAAACAGATACtgttaaagacatttttagtGGCCATATAGAACCTGCACAGTCTGAAAGTGTGGATAGCATGTCCACACTTTCTAATGTGTTGACTTCATTTCCACCCCATCAACAAGAAGAACTATCTGCAGCAAATGGTCCCACAGAGGTGAACACAATTCCAGAATTATTTCAACATTCACAATATGCTGAAACAGTGTTCTACTCCTCAGACATAAGTGGTGAAAAAGCATCTCCAGATTCCGATAGAGAATCTCCATACTCTGAGGAGGATTCAGAAAAACCAAACCGGCCCTCTTCTCTTGTGTCTCCTGATCACACATTCCAACCTTACTTTCCGGATGCACAAAAAAGTAGAGGGCCTGAAGATCACGGAGATGCTTCCTATGAGCATGAGCCATGCTTAGGAACATCAAGTGAGTATGAGCACAAAATATCTTCATCTGAGTACTCACACAAGAAAGGTGAGCTTTCTCCATCTTTTATAAACCCTAGCCCTCTTGACCTTTCAGATGACAGTGACATGTCACAAGATGAGGGTCATCCTTCAGTTAAAGGAAGGTCTCATCATGGATCAGTTCGTCATGTTCAGGGGACCACAGCTGAGGAAACACCTCCAACATCTGTTAGTGAATCCAGATCTTCCCAGTCAGACTCTGATGTTCCACCAGAAACAGAAGAATGTCCATCAATAACAGCTGATGCAGCAATGGATTCTGATGAGGATGCTGACTTCCTCCCCGTGGATAAAGCAATGGGAAATTCTCACCATAGCAGCTCAAGGCAAGGTCACGATCCACATCCAGCACCAATGATGGACCCCTATCCTCACCCACCTCATCCTGATGTCTGTATGGTAGATCCTGAAATGCTAGTGAATGAATTAAACTTgagtaaaggagaaaaaatactaaaaaaagatCTTAAGGAGAAAACTAAGGGTGTtagaaaacctttaaataaacccaaGTCTACATCGCCTGCTAGAAAGCTGGAGTCTAAAGTAAAACATTCTCCAACACTATCAAAGCAGACATCCCGAGAGACAACTGACAAATCTTTCAAACATTCAACAGCAAAGAAGGAAACAacagaaaagaacacaaaaacGAAAACTCTATTGCAAACACATTCCTCTAGGGGTGAAGACAAAGAAGACTATTCTAGAAGCAGCAATCCCAGTAAGATGGTAAACGGCATCAAATCTGCAGgtaagtttctttttctttcaatgtcATACGTTCCATAATGCCTACTTATGATAGCACCACACAATAAACCATTGTTACCCAGCACTAGTTTAAAATTGTGTGCATTAGTGGTTGGTTGGGTGTTACGGAATGCTATATAACTTTATACAGATTGCTGGcatgtgtaaattattttatttagaaacttTTATTTGTGTACCTTATCAGAACAGAATAGCAAAATGTATGGCCAACTAGGACCTCACTACACGCTCTGAATATTTGTGTTcgatttgaagttttttttttttgttgaaggaTTGTGTTCATTCTCAATGCGTACATTAACGTGAGCCTGTAATACAAATGAAtcataatgatttatttactaaatttatGAGATTACAAATTGAtagtataaagtaaatatttgtaaagcatGGCAGTTTGTTTAAACACGCCTGGTAATTTGATgtcttgatatatatatttttaaatatttttaggagcttatttatatgtattttcttttttttcacattggacagttagaaaattgtatttatattaaatacattagtCACTACTGAGTATGCACCTGTTTTTCTTAGGTACAAGCAGCTCAACTAAGTCAAGCTCTACTATCCCTCCTGGCCCACCTGTCTACGTGGATCTGGCATATATCCCCAATCACTGCAATAGCAAAAATACTGATATGGAGTTCTTTAAGAGAGTCCGAGCTTCATATTACGTTGTAAGTGGCAATGATGCTGCCAATGGAGAACCAAATCGAGCTGTACTGGATTCTCTTCTAGAAGGAAAGGCCCAATGGGGAGAGAACTTGCAAGTAAGTGAAACTATTGCAAAAATACTTGTCATATTTTGTCAAATTTGTTATACAGGTCTTTTAAATTACAGAATTACACGATGACTACATTAAATAAAGTGGTGGCATCATAGGGTTCATTTAAAACTCAGGAAATTCTACAACATTGACCTGCATCAATTTGAGGTGAAGAACAGATAGGTATCATTTAGGTCTTTTAAAGGGCACATATAAAAGGTGGGTATGTTAGTAGATTAAGTCATTTTACAAGAATATTATTCTAATTAGTGCCAGATACTGCAGTGGCCATAGTTTGTGCCAGGACTGGTAAACAGAATGCAGTAGAAGCAATGTATCTGTTAATATTTGTTCCAGTTTAACTTCTGTGATTGCCAGCCACAGAAaactttttcaaatttatttcaaatgcaTGTATATGAAATATGGGCTGCAGTGATTTAGGTGCTTTTTGTTATTCCTATCAAATTATTCTTTATGGCCAAAGGTAgtctaacttttaaaaaaataggcaaacGCCAGCTGATACATTACTGCTACCCAGGGATGTTGCACTAGAACATGAGCAATACAAtggtgtatttttaatgtatttgacttttctttttaaaaagtcttttgaCTTTTAAACACCCATACACTGCTTTGTCTTTGAATTTGGTGTTTTAAAGCTTCCTCTCATGTCCTGCACCATTCACATTGTGAATGAATCATCATTCACAATGTCATCTACAGCTAGCACAATCTTTTTGATTCCACTTCCAAATAAAGTGAACCTGCTGCCCTTTTCTCAGTGACATTTGATCTTACAAATGTGCATTGCATATGTTGGCACCAGGGTTTGAACCTGCTGACTGCTGGTATATGTGATGTGGGTTCCCAGGAGGCTGCAAGATGACCCCATCAATAGGAAAGTATAATCATGGGAAGAGAAAGGACTAtttacatgtacaatattttttaataaataaacctggTCCCTCTCCCCAGTAATTTTGTGCTTATTATACCCTGCCTCATGGGAAGCCCGATAACCCATAATCCAGGAGGTAGCATATTTCAACTACTAGATAAACCATGACCTGGAAGAAtaaaaaccttcacagacattaCAGAATTCTAGGTCCAATTCAGACCTGTGGTCTCGCACTATGCAATTAGCTACTCCAGGGCACAAACTGCAGCACAGGTAAATGTAGTTGCATGTCCTATTCTTTGCAGTTGGTAGTTAGAAGCTAATAGCTAGAAGAAacacattgggcctcatttaataaagttcccaAAATAGGAGAAGTAAGACTGTCATGGAATAGTTAAAAAATACCTGGATTTCTATTAGCTTTTAGTTGGCAATTATTTACCCAGACTGAATCCATTCTAtacttgttggatcacccaggttcccataTAATAGTTTaccttcaccagtcttggagagctttaaaaaatcaggcccgtTGTTTCCAGGAAATATGATGCAACCGTTAGGTTGAATGGAGCGCTTGGGAGATGCATGGTTGTGccttactgcaagtctgaaagcgACCCAAGGTTCCAGCTATGTGCAGTGCACTGGAATTAACATTAGACATCAGCATGGAGGACAATGTCTGATGGTCACACATATGTGTTGTTCTGTATTATTCAGTGTAATGAATAGGGTCAGCATCAG belongs to Pyxicephalus adspersus chromosome 2, UCB_Pads_2.0, whole genome shotgun sequence and includes:
- the MAP1A gene encoding microtubule-associated protein 1A gives rise to the protein METEAGSAEGLGVTMETGAGSALELQHHGERRSATAAASAARWEPRKHYLLIVIGDIGTESQLQAVRDHLEHGIRSWNINLGSCDLDAQLKLFVTRHLAHFSPDVKGQRTLQHQSDVLETVILVNPNAESIVNEVRSLITDPSAYKLLILSGQCSDQEGDLILQCGTFPLRRLGEVFIDPEVCQLFSNTDPEIKASLTVSCLEDGDWYNLGHSNFQDIISLRLNPEPVLPEMDGVSEFADYVSETVDVPSPFDLLEPPNSGGFLKLSKPCCYIFPGGRGDSALFAVNGFNILVDGGSERKSCFWKLVRHLDRIDSILLTHIGADNLPGINGLLQRKIAEQDEEQSQGSTAYSDWMKNLISPELGVVFFNVPDKLKMPESGMKVKRSIEEACLTLQYLNKLGIKSEPLYRVVSNTIEPITLFHKMGVGRLDMYVLNPVKDSKEMQFLMQKWAGNSKAKTGIILANGKEGEISVPYLTSITALVVWLPANPTEKIVRVLFPGNAPQNKILEGLEKLKHLDFLRYPVATQKDISAGGPPSIGKHTKIKQRADSKESLKSSTRPSTGKPSKKEDISEEVVKEVKAEITKTEKKVKEALDKHTEKPSKIEKTKVDSTDSAKAEKRKLLKEKTGKKSIKDKISKLEEKKDKEKKEIKKEKIDIKKENVKKDEKKDVKKEDKKKEVKPEIKRLPKPDLRPFTPEVRKTLHKAKVPGKIRTEKIKSKPEKDTTSEQKTSHIQPVSTGKVSSMADMAEQRSIMSSPEDLTKDFEELRFEGKLEQLNEKQEDAIYVEKDITENRPSDIFGIPNQFKDEIQLEEITSDKKSPIESPDEGITTTDIEGDSQHEEKPLYQTDEGTELVDEGAAMDEPAEMAEYEEEAATEEETEITPEVERKVPGRSRLESMPTLDIQDLETDEDKENELDEKGILDRKQKEEIIERSDDDYVSKKEKDEKEIEKSAEVVEKADVEDMEEYAEETEDEMKCKDNEYLKQLNEKEENISCDFTMSLKKETDTTNLYEKDASKEPSYLAGVPMSSGTAAEQISYIQDETMPGYSETEQTISDEEIHDEQEERIPHLQYDVGSYDISVPDHPGSFDAIHGIKAIPSSEVSVKGYGVQEPEIVGYSTNIVAAPLAEEEHVSSATSITECDKLSSFATSVAEDQSVASITAPKTEETGKSSLLLDTANSIPSSHTEATQGIEYLPSAGTISPTSSLEEDKCFKSPPPEDFQSMTASAKGHLSERGPAEEEEKGEQIIDIGALDERHYSSVLFSEHERADVQYTYGLDMRMPSSPPCDESEKVDSNFGEAEERCLSPDDSTVKMASPTQSGPTSTGHTPFHQSPIEDRSETTQAELFEAADILTHEKEKKDEIQTEYESYEKSTEQQCKEVPSKFVEQVTSVQDHDDFGRETLPVMKDEVQSVEVKVTDINIDITPVSDLSRDPMISMGSGPYMQLEEPIAPKEMSYEDLLASQLKETDTDPFQSLPSKQLPDYAEYVDIKDHMPEKDDMSPESCRQDIFLGDTKSLSFTEEEKEDNTSLQMSLIEQSPIVNETYQYSPTKETYLDNESTLQFKDQIEKNETMYVSEEISQGYVESLLSTQESMEEDKKHLETLETNLPDQFQPPSLLKTEPREDKETYSESSMANIHSYTFEEQLLHKEKSPVISSSSPDESDSLSFVDHSAPKESESVKISSFKETCQDYPDVDYSLDYLKSADSVESTLENRSSSKMLETTIYPEQEDNIEGSTETEDIYVEQLTPEKRVWFTGAKVEEPHHVKKECKLRYTEEGESNFLDDVPEWEEQPASNLEDSEQSTPDREEREILDTDYAHFQEDKHLDTLQETSYTSAEPQATDDKESSAESVLQQNTSYHLQETDLNKLSYVTTSSPVDSLLEKKVDLMEEHTFLPVPAKGFEDHGLDEEEEEEEKYPYSQPVCDLKVPSEHDFVDGKCDLQLDRDVVNLVDKYDHSPLSESSSDLSQKQLPVSDNAYKEQIKEEHDQYEYSRGQEYVETSYRETLEWSKDTTEYSLVDKPEDTKEDLFSKRDKKLSPTSLGYPTDTSLTSSYSPFESCAQENETYCSTKKAEEREPTPYPGDKSFQYADIYEKIAVSGVGHIMEETEPTSASYLEKEKAAIPSVDATSTSMQSHQISLKEEESHLFTSGEKELSSPMSPKDKGDCSTFEYTVTLEHNLGSLESDKKSSIKLVEDEKIDIDMSLESTQRQKMEDQFELSSSCTDHLQKSDTMEHSYQERDDFYLHASQNNDDNIGLASQSIAHSEKPGKAKDPYYEKTDMWEENASDSELEKGAKEKSEKETKAPILHADIEKPYETYTYDDVKERNDLANFSILSQQKDVEIDHFNVQAGAKAVELTGAQTVEHSLLARKEHSFHEDEQREQRDDSDMDYTYSPFKLQSEATKDIPESQFQIDYHHHKEAFVESHEADSFLERGVLGSEDKQKSFGVAESALFATESEYSSGMFLVTEKEAEGLVTSATCKPQYDSLSFTDSKDLGADVFAATLKGQDEYLEVSERAFKKDSSLTQFTPLSPSEDTALYSKIPSRKDTEADFQKDSHSASETSSEASTPVKKDTAEGFYSQIVSNYSAETEPAVRNLWDVSPLVPADTAKPSMPEEKDIADDHESACSYDMDDCTLPCRIECKGTPCTSKTDTVKDIFSGHIEPAQSESVDSMSTLSNVLTSFPPHQQEELSAANGPTEVNTIPELFQHSQYAETVFYSSDISGEKASPDSDRESPYSEEDSEKPNRPSSLVSPDHTFQPYFPDAQKSRGPEDHGDASYEHEPCLGTSSEYEHKISSSEYSHKKGELSPSFINPSPLDLSDDSDMSQDEGHPSVKGRSHHGSVRHVQGTTAEETPPTSVSESRSSQSDSDVPPETEECPSITADAAMDSDEDADFLPVDKAMGNSHHSSSRQGHDPHPAPMMDPYPHPPHPDVCMVDPEMLVNELNLSKGEKILKKDLKEKTKGVRKPLNKPKSTSPARKLESKVKHSPTLSKQTSRETTDKSFKHSTAKKETTEKNTKTKTLLQTHSSRGEDKEDYSRSSNPSKMVNGIKSAGTSSSTKSSSTIPPGPPVYVDLAYIPNHCNSKNTDMEFFKRVRASYYVVSGNDAANGEPNRAVLDSLLEGKAQWGENLQVTLIPTHDTEVTREWYQQTHEKQQELNIMVLASSSTVVMQDESFPACKIEF